A stretch of the Musa acuminata AAA Group cultivar baxijiao chromosome BXJ2-7, Cavendish_Baxijiao_AAA, whole genome shotgun sequence genome encodes the following:
- the LOC135617940 gene encoding deSI-like protein At4g17486 isoform X2, protein MKSGYKKAWKSLLPLRLNKRSSNRFCMFSKVRSASRTSGNAPVYLNVYDLTPINGYMYWAGLGIFHTGVEVHGVEYAFGAHDYPTSGVFEVEPHQCPGFRFRKSIFMGTTCLDPFQVREFMEIQSVNYNGDTYHLITKNCNHFCQDICFNLTGNSIPKWVNRLARIGSLCNCLLPEALKITAVQHDPVPQTKDGERRRLRSAFSCLSSISLRQKRFSAASLLSPPFRSAFHIGS, encoded by the exons ATGAAGTCAGGCTACAAAAAGGCTTGGAAATCCCTGTTACCTCTTCGGCTAAATAAGAGATCTTCCAATCGGTTTTGTATGTTCTCAAAGGTTCGATCGGCCAGCAGAACATCAGGAAATGCACCTGTTTATCTAAATGTGTATGACTTGACACCAATTAATGGCTATATGTACTGGGCAGGCCTTGGGATATTTCACACAGGTGTTGAAG TTCATGGGGTGGAATATGCATTTGGCGCACATGACTATCCAACAAGTGGAGTCTTTGAGGTTGAGCCTCATCAATGTCCAGGATTCAGGTTCAGGAAATCAATATTCATGGGTACAACATGTTTAGACCCATTTCAGGTTCGAGAGTTCATGGAAATTCAGTCTGTAAATTATAATGGAGACACCTACCACTTGATCACGAAGAACTGCAACCATTTCTGCCAAGATATCTGTTTTAACTTGACTGGTAACTCAATTCCAAAATGGGTGAACCGACTTGCTAGGATAG GTTCCCTCTGCAACTGCCTACTGCCCGAAGCCCTTAAGATAACTGCTGTTCAACATGACCCAGTTCCGCAAACCAAGGATGGTGAGAGGAGGAGGCTGAGGAGTGCTTTCAGTTGTCTGTCCTCGATTTCTTTGCGTCAGAAACGCTTCTCTGCTGCTTCTCTGTTGTCACCTCCATTTAGAAGTGCCTTTCATATTGGGAGTTAG
- the LOC135616266 gene encoding homeobox-leucine zipper protein HOX12-like has translation MSEGGVSPVEEKMLFPSPVASELCSQMPQASVGETRTRRRRRKAKGDGAGGDAKKKRLSDEQLKFLEMSFQDERKLESGRKVHLATELGLDPKQVAVWFQNRRARHKNKQVEEAYAKLKMAHDAVVFEKCHLEKEVFKLKGKLLEAEAEIRKLSLGASGAGASGSNAERGGSSPSSSLSTVSHHPLVGEFGVEGEADLMNIQEYNFNSYMMEWANFYGV, from the exons ATGAGCGAAGGTGGTGTGAGTCCTGTGGAAGAGAAGATGCTGTTCCCCTCACCCGTAGCGTCCGAACTCTGCTCTCAAATGCCTCAAG CGTCGGTAGGCGAGACGAGaacgcggcggaggaggaggaaggcgaAGGGAGACGGAGCGGGAGGAGACGCGAAGAAGAAGCGGCTGAGCGACGAGCAGCTGAAGTTCTTGGAGATGAGCTTCCAGGACGAGAGGAAGCTGGAGTCGGGGAGGAAGGTCCACCTCGCTACCGAGCTCGGGCTCGACCCGAAGCAGGTGGCCGTCTGGTTTCAGAACCGGCGGGCGCGGCACAAGAACAAGCAGGTGGAGGAGGCCTACGCCAAGCTCAAGATGGCTCACGACGCCGTCGTCTTCGAGAAATGCCACCTCGAGAAAGAG GTGTTCAAACTGAAGGGGAAGCTTTTGGAAGCCGAAGCGGAGATAAGGAAGCTCTCGTTGGGCGCCAGCGGTGCTGGAGCTTCCGGCAGCAACGCCGAGAGAGGCGGCAGCAGCCCGAGCTCATCCCTGTCAACTGTTAGCCACCATCCATTAGTCGGAGAGTTTGgggtggaaggagaagctgacctCATGAACATACAAGAGTATAACTTCAATAGCTACATGATGGAGTGGGCTAATTTCTATGGTGTGTAA
- the LOC103992861 gene encoding J domain-containing protein required for chloroplast accumulation response 1, which yields MERLGERDRVLLGYAYRDPFGNLQQPPPPPPHHRNSDVDFADVFGGPPRRSSFYERRRSLADSLDSQSRSRPLSSGLADEKPVFGELGSPARRRHFGDNFYEDIFPGSDSGSSTSRKLDRDPFFPSAPGSRVLSPNRPVLVGDSSLPPQLSLPKMRFTKGVDHPPFSSSAHHAPYKSEDGDPDASTFPYSPSDSQATPAPDDMRNVGHAFYCQSPLATQTSRGMGRSSEALSRGSQSERYATSLEGYIGSNNFHFSLYKWAAKGVSLTLSSHSKKTNDVGRCSRLPEVVIQADDLPSDDDDMSTSTSTGVSNNQTETHDNKVLSDAGSTITEDVLPESHSKHLSRTFTGNSGMISDNIKEFSVATPDTKRPELKNLHHLFKDDFEKDGHESLAEKAGGGQRDMNDDFNAKQQVQGQNSEEHLDAVSPRIKDIPVSLEDKMHGSKVRGRVKEFIKIFNLEGSPKRKGTFESGDRKSKEKDRVKNKLEVQASVSAAKTDEEMKPAPTTEEGAFIIDSSEVNETSKKGEIPDFYPSANVPLSGDPSSERKNTLEPSSDSTQESIVAPVCNVKESHLVYFDGCLVEQLCQEHMENKQTLSHQDQIKIADAKIREWSKGKEGNIRSLLSTLQYVLWKECGWKPVPLVDIIEGTSVKRAYQKALLCLHPDKLQQRGVAEHQKYIAEKVFDILQEAWDQFNSATNVF from the exons ATGGAGAGGCTCGGCGAGAGGGACCGCGTCCTCCTCGGCTACGCCTACCGCGATCCCTTCGGCAACCTCCAACAACCCCCTCCCCCGCCGCCGCACCACCGCAACTCCGACGTCGACTTTGCCGACGTATTCGGTGGCCCCCCCAGGCGGTCCTCCTTCTACGAGCGCCGCCGCAGCTTGGCGGACTCGCTCGACTCCCAATCCCGCTCTCGCCCCCTGTCCTCGGGGCTGGCCGACGAGAAGCCCGTGTTCGGGGAACTCGGAAGCCCGGCTCGGAGGCGGCACTTTGGCGACAATTTCTATGAGGACATATTCCCCGGGAGCGATTCTGGATCATCCACGTCGAGGAAGCTCGACCGGGACCCCTTCTTCCCTTCGGCCCCCGGTTCGAGGGTTCTCAGCCCCAATCGTCCTGTTCTTGTTGGAGATTCGTCGCTGCCACCGCAGCTCAG CCTCCCTAAGATGAGGTTCACGAAAGGCGTAGACCATCCGCCATTCAGTTCTTCTGCACACCATGCTCCATACAAAAGCGAGGATGGAGATCCTGATGCATCCACTTTTCCATATTCACCGAGTGATTCCCAAGCAACTCCAGCACCTGATGATATGAGAAATGTCGGTCACGCTTTTTATTGTCAAAGCCCTTTAGCTACTCAAACTTCTCGTGGCATGGGTAGGTCATCTGAAGCTCTCAGCAGGGGTAGTCAATCCGAAAGATATGCGACCAGTTTAGAAGGCTATATCGGCAGCAACAACTTTCATTTCTCTTTATACAAATGGGCAGCCAAAGGAGTGTCACTCACTCTATCTTCTCACTCAAAAAAAACAAATGATGTTGGTAGATGTAGTAGGCTACCTGAAGTGGTCATACAAGCAGATGACCTGCCATCTGATGATGACGATATGTCTACTTCAACCTCAACCGGAGTATCCAACAATCAGACTGAAACTCATGATAACAAGGTATTAAGCGATGCAGGCTCAACAATTACTGAAGATGTTTTGCCAGAGTCACACTCAAAGCACTTAAGCAGAACTTTTACTGGAAATTCAG GTATGATCAGCGATAACATCAAAGAATTTTCTGTTGCTACACCGGATACTAAAAGACCCGAGTTAAAAAATCTTCatcatctcttcaaggatgattttGAAAAAGATG GACATGAATCATTAGCTGAAAAAGCAGGTGGTGGTCAAAGAGACATGAATGATGATTTTAATGCTAAGCAACAAGTGCAAGGACAAAACTCTGAAGAACATCTTGATGCAGTTAGCCCTAGGATTAAAGATATTCCAGTTTCTTTGGAAGATAAGATGCATGGGAGCAAAGTAAGAGGGAGGGTAAAAGAGTTCATCAAAATCTTCAATCTTGAAGGTTCCCCAAAACGCAAAGGCACATTTGAGAGTGGAGATAGGAAGTCCAAAGAAAAGGACAGAGTCAAAAACAAATTAGAAGTCCAAGCTAGTGTTTCTGCTGCAAAGACAGATGAGGAAATGAAACCTGCCCCAACTACTGAGGAAGGAGCTTTTATCATAGACTCTTCTGAA gTAAATGAAACTTCAAAGAAGGGTGAGATACCTGACTTCTATCCGAGCGCCAATGTTCCTTTGAGTGGTGACCCTTCTTCAGAAAGAAAAAACACTTTAGAGCCAAGTTCTG ATTCAACTCAAGAAAGCATTGTGGCTCCAGTTTGTAATGTTAAGGAATCCCATTTGGTATATTTTGATGGATGTTTG GTGGAACAACTTTGTCAAGAACATATGGAAAATAAACAGACTCTTTCGCATCAAGACCAAATAAAA ATTGCAGATGCCAAAATACGGGAGTGGTCAAAAGGAAAAGAAGGAAATATCCGATCATTGCTATCAACTCTGCAATAT GTTCTTTGGAAAGAATGTGGATGGAAACCAGTTCCACTTGTTGATATTATTGAAGGAACTTCTGTGAAGAGAGCATATCAGAAGGCGCTGCTTTGTCTGCATCCAGATAAGCTACAGCAAAGAGGTGTTGCTGAGCATCAGAAGTATATTGCAGAAAAGGTTTTTGACATTTTGCAG GAGGCATGGGATCAGTTCAATTCAGCTACTAATGTCTTTTGA
- the LOC135617940 gene encoding deSI-like protein At4g17486 isoform X1 yields the protein MPAISYIVSVITNMKSGYKKAWKSLLPLRLNKRSSNRFCMFSKVRSASRTSGNAPVYLNVYDLTPINGYMYWAGLGIFHTGVEVHGVEYAFGAHDYPTSGVFEVEPHQCPGFRFRKSIFMGTTCLDPFQVREFMEIQSVNYNGDTYHLITKNCNHFCQDICFNLTGNSIPKWVNRLARIGSLCNCLLPEALKITAVQHDPVPQTKDGERRRLRSAFSCLSSISLRQKRFSAASLLSPPFRSAFHIGS from the exons ATGCCGGCGATATCTTATATTGTTAGTGTGATAAC GAACATGAAGTCAGGCTACAAAAAGGCTTGGAAATCCCTGTTACCTCTTCGGCTAAATAAGAGATCTTCCAATCGGTTTTGTATGTTCTCAAAGGTTCGATCGGCCAGCAGAACATCAGGAAATGCACCTGTTTATCTAAATGTGTATGACTTGACACCAATTAATGGCTATATGTACTGGGCAGGCCTTGGGATATTTCACACAGGTGTTGAAG TTCATGGGGTGGAATATGCATTTGGCGCACATGACTATCCAACAAGTGGAGTCTTTGAGGTTGAGCCTCATCAATGTCCAGGATTCAGGTTCAGGAAATCAATATTCATGGGTACAACATGTTTAGACCCATTTCAGGTTCGAGAGTTCATGGAAATTCAGTCTGTAAATTATAATGGAGACACCTACCACTTGATCACGAAGAACTGCAACCATTTCTGCCAAGATATCTGTTTTAACTTGACTGGTAACTCAATTCCAAAATGGGTGAACCGACTTGCTAGGATAG GTTCCCTCTGCAACTGCCTACTGCCCGAAGCCCTTAAGATAACTGCTGTTCAACATGACCCAGTTCCGCAAACCAAGGATGGTGAGAGGAGGAGGCTGAGGAGTGCTTTCAGTTGTCTGTCCTCGATTTCTTTGCGTCAGAAACGCTTCTCTGCTGCTTCTCTGTTGTCACCTCCATTTAGAAGTGCCTTTCATATTGGGAGTTAG
- the LOC135617939 gene encoding zinc finger protein GAI-ASSOCIATED FACTOR 1-like, translating into MMELENSSVMTVSNSGSGEASVSSSGHLQPSALQNTDPPPPPIPVVKKKRNLPGTPDPEAEVIALSPKTLMATNRFVCEICNKGFQRDQNLQLHRRGHNLPWKLRQRTGKEVRKRVYVCPETSCVHHDPSRALGDLTGIKKHFCRKHGEKKWKCDKCSKKYAVQSDWKAHSKVCGTREYRCDCGTLFSRRDSFITHRAFCDALAEESAKTGAKPQAADGKAAATQDGAAAAAAGQDAIAATAETAPAAVMAAALPPQQVTPLERQEPEKPTALLQYMPPLSASLANTSGVTTTSNSSSSSSSSSSSTSLFASLFASATAATAAGHGTATLSDLMGAMGQVDRPFVEPPSLCLATNGRPAPLFSPQAQGHDRRPFAPPPPSPHMSATALLQKAAQMGSAATGSSFLRGFGLDAAPSGQQESLQDSSLRWGHHHHAQQQQSETEPSPMLTAGLGLGLPYEPDLMMGSSQLFGPKPATLDFLGLGMGPVGGTPNGGLSALMTSIGGGGLNMGPGTATGGRVGSERKPTSPAIR; encoded by the exons ATGATGGAATTGGAGAATTCCTCCGTCATGACCGTCTCCAACTCTGGGTCCGGGGAGGCTAGCGTCTCCTCCTCCGGCCACCTACAGCCTTCCGCGCTGCAGAACACggacccgccgccgccgccgattcCGGTAGTCAAGAAGAAAAGGAACCTTCCCGGAACGCCGG ATCCGGAGGCGGAGGTGATCGCGCTCTCGCCGAAGACGCTGATGGCGACCAACCGGTTCGTTTGCGAGATATGCAACAAGGGGTTCCAGCGGGACCAGAACCTGCAGCTGCACCGGAGGGGGCACAATTTGCCGTGGAAGCTGCGGCAGAGGACGGGAAAGGAGGTGCGGAAGCGGGTGTACGTGTGCCCTGAAACGAGCTGCGTGCACCACGACCCGTCGCGGGCGCTCGGCGATCTCACCGGCATCAAGAAGCACTTCTGCCGGAAACACggcgagaagaagtggaagtgcgATAAATGCTCTAAGAAGTACGCCGTGCAGTCCGACTGGAAGGCCCACTCCAAGGTCTGCGGCACCCGCGAGTACCGCTGCGACTGCGGCACCCTCTTCTCCCG GCGAGACAGTTTCATCACCCACAGAGCATTCTGCGACGCGCTCGCGGAGGAGAGCGCCAAAACCGGGGCAAAGCCGCAGGCGGCGGACGGAAAGGCAGCGGCAACTCAGGacggagctgctgctgctgctgcaggtcAGGACGCAATAGCGGCGACGGCGGAGACAGCTCCGGCCGCTGTGATGGCGGCGGCGTTGCCGCCACAGCAAGTGACACCGCTGGAGAGACAAG AGCCGGAGAAGCCCACCGCACTGCTGCAATACATGCCGCCGCTCTCAGCGTCGCTGGCCAACACCAGCGGTGTCACCACcaccagcaacagcagcagcagcagcagcagcagtagcagcagcaccAGCCTGTTCGCGAGCCTTTTTGCGTCGgccaccgccgccaccgcagCAGGTCACGGCACCGCCACCTTATCCGACCTGATGGGCGCGATGGGACAGGTCGACCGGCCCTTCGTGGAACCTCCCTCGCTTTGTCTCGCCACCAACGGAAGGCCGGCGCCGTTGTTCTCGCCGCAGGCGCAGGGTCATGACCGGCGTCCCTTCGCTCCCCCGCCGCCCTCTCCGCACATGTCTGCGACCGCGCTGCTGCAGAAGGCAGCTCAGATGGGATCCGCGGCGACCGGCTCGTCCTTCCTCAGAGGCTTCGGCCTCGATGCAGCTCCCTCGGGGCAGCAAGAGAGTCTCCAGGATAGCAGCCTTCGATGGGGCCACCATCATCACGCGCAGCAGCAACAGTCGGAAACGGAGCCATCTCCCATGCTAACAGCGGGGCTCGGGCTCGGACTCCCGTACGAGCCGGACTTGATGATGGGATCCTCCCAATTGTTCGGTCCGAAACCGGCGACACTGGACTTTCTGGGGCTAGGAATGGGGCCGGTGGGCGGCACCCCCAACGGGGGGCTATCGGCGTTGATGACTTCGATCGGTGGCGGTGGCCTCAACATGGGACCAGGAACAGCTACCGGAGGCCGTGTAGGGTCGGAGAGAAAGCCGACTAGCCCTGCCATTCGCTAG